The following coding sequences lie in one Carcharodon carcharias isolate sCarCar2 chromosome 35, sCarCar2.pri, whole genome shotgun sequence genomic window:
- the LOC121272768 gene encoding serine/threonine-protein kinase pim-3-like: MSVSEPTVVTAKLTIRTIELIPEKLPASRVTGTRKRNLKSSVPRRAMLYTKSGTVCSHTPAEESHPGPAVKKRKKRESFKHLYSVGNKLGSGGFGTVYLAVRISDGAPVAVKLVPRKKVVDWGRLNDRRVPLEIILMRKVSLPEHRGVIRLLDWFSRPDDFLLVMERPPRAKDLFDLIAEQGWLCEECSCSFFRLVVEALRHCHACGVAYRDVKSENLLVDLRTGELKLIDFGSAALLRDTTYTDVSGTRVFNPPEYISEGRYHALSATAWSLGVLICDMVCGDIPFKEDVEILAGEIQLPCSISKECKELIRWCLSMQPSERPTLDQILCHQWMRTEEDPKNS, from the exons GTCAAGAGTCACAGGGACTCGAAAG AGGAATCTTAAGAGCAGCGTCCCCCGCAGAGCCATGCTGTATACCAAGTCTGGGACTGTGTGCAGTCACACACCGGCCGAGGAATCGCACCCAG gtcCTGCAGtaaagaagaggaagaagagagaaagcTTCAAGCATCTGTACAGTGTGGGCAATAAACTGGGCAGCGGCGGCTTTGGAACTGTTTACTTGGCAGTCAGGATCTCTGATGGAGCTCcg GTGGCGGTTAAACTCGTGCCCAGGAAGAAAGTGGTGGATTGGGGTCGTCTG AATGACCGCCGTGTGCCCCTGGAGATCATCCTGATGAGGAAGGTGTCTTTGCCGGAGCACCGAGGTGTGATTCGCCTGTTGGACTGGTTCTCCAGGCCGGACGACTTCCTGCTGGTGATGGAGCGCCCGCCCAGAGCCAAGGACCTCTTCGACCTCATCGCCGAGCAGGGCTGGCTGTGCGAGGAGTGCTCCTGCTCCTTCTTCCGCCTGGTGGTGGAGGCACTGCGGCACTGCCATGCCTGTGGGGTCGCGTACCGGGACGTCAAGAGCGAGAACCTTCTGGTCGACCTGCGCACCGGGGAGCTCAAGCTCATCGATTTCGGCTCGGCAGCCCTGCTGCGTGACACCACCTACACCGATGTCAGTG GCACCAGAGTGTTCAACCCACCAGAGTACATCAGCGAAGGGCGCTACCATGCCCTCTCCGCTACAGCCTGGTCCCTCGGGGTCTTGATCTGCGACATGGTCTGTGGTGATATCCCCTTCAAGGAAGATGTGGAAATCCTGGCTGGCGAGATCCAGCTGCCCTGCAGCATCTCCAAGG AGTGCAAGGAGCTGATACGATGGTGCCTCTCCATGCAACCCTCCGAACGGCCCACCCTCGACCAGATACTGTGCCACCAGTGGATGC gtacagaggaagatcccaagAACAGCTGA